From a single Myxosarcina sp. GI1 genomic region:
- a CDS encoding transposase, which produces MEVLLGLMRTHARAAPGERAYDFKPFYRGGKVSVIGAIAVSKVLGVMTLDGSMDSAAFEVYISKCLVPQLWKGAVVVMDNLPAHKVKAIAPLIEAVGARILYLSPYSPEFNPIEHWWSQLKAFLRQFSPRTSKMVDTLIKIAMDLMNPKHLRNWFAHCCYCPS; this is translated from the coding sequence ATGGAAGTGTTACTTGGATTGATGAGAACTCATGCCCGTGCTGCGCCTGGAGAAAGAGCCTACGACTTTAAACCCTTTTATCGAGGTGGCAAGGTGAGTGTGATTGGCGCGATCGCAGTTTCTAAAGTGTTAGGTGTAATGACTCTTGATGGTTCAATGGATTCTGCTGCCTTTGAAGTTTATATCTCCAAATGTCTTGTTCCTCAACTTTGGAAAGGGGCGGTAGTGGTCATGGATAATCTACCTGCACACAAGGTCAAAGCTATTGCCCCTTTAATTGAAGCAGTAGGAGCAAGGATACTATACCTTTCTCCCTACTCTCCAGAGTTTAATCCAATTGAACACTGGTGGTCACAACTCAAGGCTTTCTTAAGGCAGTTCTCGCCGAGAACCTCCAAAATGGTTGATACACTCATTAAAATTGCGATGGATTTAATGAATCCGAAACATTTACGTAACTGGTTTGCCCACTGCTGTTACTGTCCATCATGA
- a CDS encoding DUF4278 domain-containing protein, whose product MKLSYRGVNYKSEAVIFHQLQSNSFITGKYQGQQSAIAPSINLAHHNHLQLKYRSVQYARGWGKSERETFPQLQLQSVAA is encoded by the coding sequence ATGAAATTATCTTATCGTGGTGTTAACTACAAATCTGAAGCTGTTATTTTTCATCAACTTCAATCTAATTCATTCATCACAGGCAAATATCAAGGTCAACAATCGGCGATCGCTCCAAGCATTAATTTAGCGCACCATAATCATCTACAACTCAAATATCGTAGTGTGCAGTATGCCAGGGGTTGGGGTAAGTCCGAGCGCGAAACCTTCCCCCAACTGCAATTACAATCAGTCGCAGCTTAA